The DNA segment ATTGCGACCATCATCGCCAGCCAGTCGATCATCACCGGCGCATTCTCGATGACACGGCAGGCGATCCAGCTTGGCTGGTTGCCGCGACTCTACATCAAGCAGACCTCGTCCGAAGGCTACGGCCAGATCTATGTCGGCGTCGTCAACTGGCTCTTGATGATCGTCACGGTGGGCCTGACCATCGTGTTCGGCAAGTCCGACAACCTTGCCGCCGCCTACGGCATCGCGGTATCCGCGACCATGCTGATGACGTCGGCGCTGCTCTTCATTGCGATGCGCGAGATCTGGGGCTGGAGCGTGTGGGCTGCGGGCTTTGTCGCCGGCTGTTTTCTGGTGGTCGACAGCGCGTTCTTTCTCGCCAACCTCACCAAGATTGCCGAAGGTGGCTACGTGCCGCTGGTGCTGGCGCTTCTGATCTACGGGGTCATGTGGATCTGGCACCGGGGTGCTGCGGCCGTGTCGCAGCGCATGCGTGAGGCGCTGATCCCGGTCGATGATTTCATGAAGCGGACGCAGGCCGCCGGCATTCCGCGCGTGCCGGGCACTGCGGTGTTTCTCACCCGCGCCGAGCGTGACATCCCGCCGGTGATGGTGTGGCACGTCAAGCATAACCGCGCGCTGCACGAGCATCTGTTCGTGCTGCGCGTCGAAATCCGTTCAGTGCCGTGGGTGTTCGGCGAACAACGCCTCACGATCGAGGAAGTCGCGCCGAACTTCTGGCGGGCCGAAGCGCATTTCGGCTTCATGGAGCGCCCGCACATTCCGGAACTGCTGGCAGCTTCCAAATCGCTCGGCTGCACGGTCGATCTGGCCGATGTCACCTACTACGTCGGGCATGAGACCGTGATCCACCGCGATGACGGCATGGGCATGCCGGCGTGGCAGGAAAAATTCTTCGCGGTGATGGAGCGCAACGCGGTCCATGTCAGCGACTTCTTCAGTCTGCCGAACGACCAGGTGGTCGAGATCGGTCGGCAGATCGCGATCTGACAGCTTACACCAGCCTTACGGCTTCGGTCCCTTCGACGCGCAGGCGCCGTTCGCGCATTTCAGGTTTGAGGTGACGACCGTTCCGCCCTTGTTCGGTGGGATGACCGGCGGATTCGGCCGTGGCCCCGGCGGCTGATTGAGCGCCGCATTCGAACTCAGGCCCGGTGAGGTCACGCCGGGCGAGGTGGGCTTGACCGTATTCGCGACCGCACCCGGCTTGGGCGGGGTCGGCGGGGATGGCGTGTGGATGACGGCGCCGCCAACGCTAGGTGCAGGCTTTGCGACACCGCCGATCTTGTTCTGCTGCGTCTTCGCGCCGCCGAGCGTGCTTTGCGCCAGCGCGGGCGACGTGCTCGCAACCGCGATGCCGAGTGCGCCGGCCAGCATCAGCCGGATAGTCTGTGTGTTCATGGCGGCGCCTCGCGTGAAACGGCTTCGACAACACCATAGGTAAACCTGCCACGCGCTCCCGCCAAGAGTCGAGCGTGGCTATTTTCCGGCTATTATCGGCAAGCCGCCGGAAACAAATTTGACACGTCGGGCAAATCACCGGCATAGGTCCATCGTTGGAAATATAAAGCCGCAGGAGCCGGAAACGGACCTGCGGGATTTTGTTTTCGAAATCGGGCGGCGGCCGCTAGTGCCCACTTTCCGAAGTTCGTATTCCATCGCCGCACTTCGCGAACTTCGGAAAGTCATGGGCACTAGCAAATCTACTCATTCTAGTGCCGCATTCTATTTGAAGTTCCTGGATCGAATTTGCCGCTTGTGGTGCAGGAACTTCAAATAGGCGGCACTAGGCGCAATAATCTCGTTGTGCTTCAGGCAAGGCGCCATCGAAGCGCGCCGCCGTCCGAACCATTTTGCCGATGCGCGCGAACGCGTCGGCCGCGGCCCCTCTGATTCTCTCTCTGGAGGGACAAGGTTCGCGCCCCAAATGGGCCCGCGCGCATGAAACGCGCCGGCTCTGCCGCGCCATTCATCATCCTCAACTCAAGAGAGAGAGAACCTGCATGGCCGCTTCCGCCGCCTATCTCATTGCGCTTGCGCTGACGCTGTTGATCCTCGTCGTGCTCTGGGAGGGTTTTTCGTGAGCGCGGAGATCATTCCATTCGTTCCGCAGACGTGCCGCGAGCGTCGCCCGCTCAACATCTCGCACCTGTTCCGCTCGCGGCCTCGGGAAAACGATCTCGTGATGGATCACGCCGACGCCGCGCCCTGCGAGATTCTGCCAACGCACGAAACCTGCGAGGACGATGTCAGCTAGCGCGCATCTTTGCGCCAACGCCGCCGCGCCACCCGATTTGCGAGAACTCGAAGCTCCAGGAGACTTTCAATCCGCCATGGCCAAGGCCGTTACCGAAATCCGCTCATTGGCGCGAAGCCACACGCGCACCGCACTGAACGTCCTCGTCGCCGTGATGCGCAACACCAAGGCGACGCCGCCGGCGCGGGTCGCGGCCGCGAACGCGATCCTCGATCGCGGCTGGGGCAAGCCGACGCAATCGCTGGGCAATGACGAGAACGCCCTTGAACTGATTCATCGCATCGAGCGTGTGATCGTGCAGCCTGATCATGTCGACGCTGAAAATCCCGACCGCGAAAGTCTTTGAGCCGCTGCTGGCGCCGAGCCGGTACAAGGCCGCGTTTGGCGGCCGAGGCTCGGGAAAAATTCCTGATATTCGACAAAGTACTTGCACTCGGCTCAACCGACGGGCTCACCGGATTTGCTTCGACGACGGCCAATCTCATCGTGGCGTCTTATTTCGCCAAACGCGGCTTCGAGAACGTCGCAAGGATCATCAAGCGATGATCCGGAAAGCGTGCCGCCATGGCTGATATCAGTGAGGACACCATCCGCGCCGTCGTGGCCGAGACGTTGGGCGAACGACAGCGGATCCATAATGGCGACATCGAAGCCGTCGTCGATCGCGCGATCGCGACGGTGCTGGCATCGTTCGGGATCGAGGAGGACGATCGCCGCGAGCTGCGCGCCGATTTCCAGCACTTGCGGCGATGGCGCAAGAGCGTCGAGCAGGCTCAGGGTTTTACCTTCAAGGCCGTCATCAGTGTCATCGTGGCCGGCTTTCTCGGAGCGGTATGGCTCGGCATCAAGGTGATGCTGGGAAAATGATCTACGCGGTATTGCTGCTGATCGCGCTGCTGACATCGTCGCCGGCAGACGCCATCCCGTGCTGGGTCGTCAGGCGCGCCGTGGCGCAATATGGCGAAGCGGCCGCTGAAGCGTTCGCGCGTGCGAAAGGGTTTTCACCGAAGGACATCGAGCGGGCGAAGCGATGTCTCAAATCCTGACCTACCGCATTCGCGAGGTGGACGGGCGCGACGATGAGATCGCCGACGTCCTTGCCGAACTGCATCGCCTGACTTTCTTCAGCGGCGCCTCCATTCCGGCGTTCGATCGGGGCCACTGGTGGCTCGCTTTTCACGAGGCCGCGCCGGTCGCCTTCGCCGGCGTCATTCCCTCGACGCATATTCGGAACGCCGGATATTTCTGCCGCGTCGGTGTTGTGCAGCGCCACTGGGGCCATCGCCTTCAGTTGCGGTTGATGCGGACCATGGAGGCGCGGGCGCGACGCAATGGCTGGAGCTGCGTGGTGTCAGATACGACCGGCAACGTCGTCTCCGCCAACAATTTCATCCGCGCCGGTTATCGGATGTATCGGCCAGCCTGCCCGTGGGCATTTCCGGATACGCTTTACTGGCAAAAGCGTCTCATTTCCGGTGCTTCTTCTCATAGCACCCATTCGAAAAGGCGATAGCGGCCCCGTCCAGCCGACTTCTCTTGGAAGGATCGCAAGGACGCGTGTACAATCTTCCTCAACGATCCCGACAGGGTCGAGCAACGGGAAGGAACGCGCCGATCATGAGACCGAAACTGCCAGGCCGGGTACCGAGAGAGAAGGGCGCCCCGACTGCCCTGGACGGTCTTCTGGTCGTCGATTTCACCCGCGTCGTTGCCGGTCCCGCCTGCACGCAGACGTTGGCGGATTTCGGCGCCAATGTCATCAAGATCGAAAATCCCGAAGGCGGCGACGACTCGCGGCACTATGAGCACGCCGACCTTGCCGGCGAGAGCGCGGCCTTTATCAGCCTGAACCGCAACAAGCGTGGCATTGCGCTCGATCTCACCAAGCCCGAAGCGTGCGCGGTGGCGCGCGAATTGATCGCGCGGGCCGATGTGGTGGTCGAGAATTTTTCGTCCGGTGTGATGAAAAAATATGGCCTCGACTACGCGTCGGTCGCGCCTCATCACCCGCGTCTCGTCTATTGCTCGATCTCGGCCTATGGCCGCAAAGGTCCGTTTGCCTCGCGTCCGGGCTTTGATCCGATCACACAGGCCGAAAGCGGCTTCATGTCGCTCAATGGTTTTGCAGATGGCCCGCCGGTGCGAACAGGTCCGCCGGCGGTCGATATGCTGACAGGCATGTCGGCCTGCAACGCGATCCTTCTGGCGCTGCTCGCCCGCGACAAGCTTGGCCGCGGCCAGCATGTGGAGGTGGCACTGTTCGACATGGCGCTCGGCATGACGCAGTTCTACGGCATGGCCTACCTGATGAGCGGCGTAAATCCGAGCCGTCAGGGCAATTCCCCGAACGGCTCGCCGTCGGTCGGCGTGTATCACGGCTCGGACGGACCGTTCTACATCGCCTGCGCCAACGATCGCCTCTATCGCCGCTTGGTCGTTGAGGTCATGAACCGTCCCGATCTCGTCAGCGGTGAATTCGGCGACCGGCGTTCGCGCACGGCCGGCCGGGATAAATTGCGCGCCATCCTCACCGACGTCTTTGCGACCGACACCCGGGAGAACTGGGTTGCCAGGATGAAAGCGGCGAATATCCCGGTCGGTTATCTGCGCACCGTCGAGGAAGCCTTCAACTCGCCGGAAGCACGCGAACGTCATCGCGTCAGCGAAATCCCGCATCCGAAGGCAGGCGCGGTTCCGAATATCGAAACTCCGCTCAATCTTTCGCTGACGCCGGCGATCGATCCGATCGCGGCGCCCTTGCTTGGCCAGCACACCCGCGAAGTGCTGCACGACACGCTCGGCTATGATGAGGCGCGGATCGCCGAACTGGCCGAAGCCGGCGTGTTCGGCAAGGTACTAGTGACGGCCGGTTGATCGCCGTCACCTCGTCGAGGATGAAAAAGCCCGGTGGCCGTATGGCCGCCGGGCCTTTTTTCGTTTCTGGAGCAGCCATTGACGCCGTTTCAGCTTTCGCCAGTCGCGGGGGCGTGTATTTTCGCTTTCCGCACGGCGATATAATAAGGTGACGGCCCCGCGCTCCCGGCGCGGCAAAAAGGCTCTCTCATAACGTTCCATTCCCCGTTCCATTCCCAAGGAGTATTTCCCATGACGCACGCCATCCGCTTTCACAAGACCGGCGGTCCCGAAGTCCTTGTCTGGGAGGAGGTCAATGTCGGCAAGCCGGGGACGGGGGAAGTGCGTATTCGCCACACGGCTGTGGGGCTCAATTTCGTCGATATCTATAATCGCTCCGGCGTCTATCCGTTGGCGCTGCCAAGCGGGTTGGGCGGTGAGGGCGCCGGTGTCGTTGAAGAAGTCGGGCCTGGCGTCACTGAGCTGAAGGCAGGAGATCGCGTCGCTTATGGTGCGGCTCCGCTCGGCGCCTATGCCGAAGCACGGCTTATTCCGGCCGAGCGCCTGCTCAAACTGCCCGACAGCATCGATGACAAGACCGCGGCTGCGATGATGCTCAAGGGCCTCACGGTGCAGTATCTCATCCGCCAGACCTATCGCGTCAAAGCGGGCGACACGATCCTGCTTCATGCCGCCGCCGGCGGCGTCGGCCTCATTCTCTCGCAATGGGCAAATCACCTCGGCGCCACCGTGATCGGTACGGTCGGTAGCGACGAAAAAGCCGCGCTCGCCAAGGCTCATGGCTGCGCGCATACGATCGTCTATTCGCGCGAGGATTTCGTGAAGCGCGTCGACGAGATCACCGGCGGCAAGAAGGTGCCGGTGGTCTATGACTCCGTCGGCAAGGACACCTTCCTGAAGTCGCTCGATTGCCTTGCGCCGCTCGGCGTCGCCGCGTTGTTCGGCCAATCCTCCGGCGGTGTCGAACCGTTGAATCTGGGCCTGCTGGCGCAGAAAGGCTCGCTTTACGTTACCCGTCCGACGCTGAACACCTACGCCGCCAAGGCCGAGAGTCTTCGCGCCATGGCGAAGGAGCTGTTCGAGGTCGTGTCATCTGGCGCGGTGAAAATCAACGTCAACCAGACCTATCCGTTGAAGGACGCGGCGAAGGCTCATGCCGACCTCGCGGCGCGCAAGACCACGGGCTCGACCGTCTTGCTGGTGTGAGGCGCGTTTGGCCCGCGTTCTCATCCTCCTGCCGGCGCGGGACTTCGACCCGAGCGAAGCCGCCGTGAGCTGGCAGGTTCTGATGGATGCGGGCCATTCCATCACCTTCGCGACGCCGGACGGCAAGCCTGCCGTCGCCGACGACATGATGCTGACGGGCGAAGGCCTCGATTTCTGGGGCACGATCCCGCTGTTGCGAAGACTGCCGCTGATCGGCCTTTTGATGCGCGCCAACAGCGATGCGCGCAGCGCCTATGC comes from the Bradyrhizobium erythrophlei genome and includes:
- a CDS encoding CaiB/BaiF CoA transferase family protein, whose protein sequence is MRPKLPGRVPREKGAPTALDGLLVVDFTRVVAGPACTQTLADFGANVIKIENPEGGDDSRHYEHADLAGESAAFISLNRNKRGIALDLTKPEACAVARELIARADVVVENFSSGVMKKYGLDYASVAPHHPRLVYCSISAYGRKGPFASRPGFDPITQAESGFMSLNGFADGPPVRTGPPAVDMLTGMSACNAILLALLARDKLGRGQHVEVALFDMALGMTQFYGMAYLMSGVNPSRQGNSPNGSPSVGVYHGSDGPFYIACANDRLYRRLVVEVMNRPDLVSGEFGDRRSRTAGRDKLRAILTDVFATDTRENWVARMKAANIPVGYLRTVEEAFNSPEARERHRVSEIPHPKAGAVPNIETPLNLSLTPAIDPIAAPLLGQHTREVLHDTLGYDEARIAELAEAGVFGKVLVTAG
- a CDS encoding potassium transporter Kup, with the protein product MSALALSALGIVFGDIGTSPLYTFKTVLGTAEMPSDPATVLGALSLVLWTLFVITTVKYVSFAMRVDNDGEGGILALMALLGVKKHHRPSIVAVGLFGAALIYGDGAITPAISVLSALEGVNMATPALQPYVVPAAVVILLALFAIQSRGTAEIGHFFGPIMLVWFVAMAVMGVAGIARHPMVFAALSPSYGLSYLFSHGMTGFLVLGAVFLCVTGAEALYADMGHFGSRPIKLAWFGIVFPSLILNYAGQAALVLEGAPTDGNIFFRLCPEPLLLPLIGLATIATIIASQSIITGAFSMTRQAIQLGWLPRLYIKQTSSEGYGQIYVGVVNWLLMIVTVGLTIVFGKSDNLAAAYGIAVSATMLMTSALLFIAMREIWGWSVWAAGFVAGCFLVVDSAFFLANLTKIAEGGYVPLVLALLIYGVMWIWHRGAAAVSQRMREALIPVDDFMKRTQAAGIPRVPGTAVFLTRAERDIPPVMVWHVKHNRALHEHLFVLRVEIRSVPWVFGEQRLTIEEVAPNFWRAEAHFGFMERPHIPELLAASKSLGCTVDLADVTYYVGHETVIHRDDGMGMPAWQEKFFAVMERNAVHVSDFFSLPNDQVVEIGRQIAI
- a CDS encoding quinone oxidoreductase family protein — its product is MTHAIRFHKTGGPEVLVWEEVNVGKPGTGEVRIRHTAVGLNFVDIYNRSGVYPLALPSGLGGEGAGVVEEVGPGVTELKAGDRVAYGAAPLGAYAEARLIPAERLLKLPDSIDDKTAAAMMLKGLTVQYLIRQTYRVKAGDTILLHAAAGGVGLILSQWANHLGATVIGTVGSDEKAALAKAHGCAHTIVYSREDFVKRVDEITGGKKVPVVYDSVGKDTFLKSLDCLAPLGVAALFGQSSGGVEPLNLGLLAQKGSLYVTRPTLNTYAAKAESLRAMAKELFEVVSSGAVKINVNQTYPLKDAAKAHADLAARKTTGSTVLLV
- a CDS encoding GNAT family N-acetyltransferase, producing MSQILTYRIREVDGRDDEIADVLAELHRLTFFSGASIPAFDRGHWWLAFHEAAPVAFAGVIPSTHIRNAGYFCRVGVVQRHWGHRLQLRLMRTMEARARRNGWSCVVSDTTGNVVSANNFIRAGYRMYRPACPWAFPDTLYWQKRLISGASSHSTHSKRR